A part of Gouania willdenowi unplaced genomic scaffold, fGouWil2.1 scaffold_434_arrow_ctg1, whole genome shotgun sequence genomic DNA contains:
- the LOC114460369 gene encoding uncharacterized protein LOC114460369 isoform X2, which yields MSVLTCEESLEKLLREWAECGMMVRLDIFHWIKRFDAAIRTDHHAKYALFKSALSAAVFSYIKDDMALLIQAIRAGHPTKFDHLTDAQVIDWHVGKYDLIHFVRRITVGAQETFVRVERVIDILKGAAGMDENQVHLFKDPSAIDRVWGNQQRHLECIQDPPGRDMYTIVKYVTRNDVRLPYYITVRGSNSLEGFHSFLPSMIPGPRCAAVPFQVYLLSCNARWNSDRDSASVKGRKGRKNRVYVSPLTHRLNERCQELFGELEEVNYRHPVPAGDERIGLEYLFSQSSEPFCTSKHYAQSKETLLVAEDEDDEVVVAAADTEDSMEDDVGYTSEGESDNLTPLRRNLHLTDRVVAAELDPCVEHVWGPNHLPGYQHVEQLSRVLVEIALEEGKLALSESTRRSVVSAWNKLDLHDRSIRSFDSLYSARWGNAPTVSRLSLLWCKS from the exons ATGTCGGTCCTCACTTGCGAAGA GTCCCTGGAGAAGCTCCTCAGAGAGTGGGCCGAGTGTGGAATGATGGTCCGGCTGGACATCTTCCACTGGATCAAAAGGTTTGATGCTGCAATACGGACGGATCACCATGCAAAGTATGCACTCTTTAAGTCTGCCCTCTCTGCTGCGGTCTTCTCATATATTAAAGATGACATGGCATTGCTCATCCAAGCCATACGTGCAGGGCATCCTACAAAGTTTGATCATCTGACTGATGCTCAGGTCATTGACTGGCACGTGGGCAAATATGATCTCATACATTTTGTCAGGAGGATCACAGTTGGAGCCCAAGAGACCTTTGTGCGTGTTGAGCGTGTCATTGACATCCTGAAGGGAGCGGCTGGGATGGACGAGAACCAAGTCCATCTGTTCAAAGATCCATCAGCCATCGACCGGGTCTGGGGGAACCAGCAGAGACACCTGGAATGCATACAGGATCCACCAGGGAGAGACATGTATACCATTGTCAAGTACGTCACACGTAACGATGTGCGCCTGCCATACTACATCACAGTGAGAGGAAGCAACAGCCTGGAGGGCTTTCACTCCTTCCTGCCGAGCATGATTCCTGGGCCTCGTTGTGCCGCCGTCCCCTTCCAGGTCTATCTCCTCAGTTGCAATGCACGCTGGAACTCTGACAGGGACTCAGCGAGTGTTAAAGGAAGAAAGGGGAGGAAAAACAGGGTGTATGTGTCTCCTCTGACACACCGCCTGAATGAGAGGTGCCAGGAGTTGTTTGGCGAGTTAGAGGAGGTCAATTACAGACATCCTGTTCCTGCTGGGGACGAGCGGATTGGCTTGGAGTATTTGTTTTCCCAGTCGTCTGAACCTTTTTGCACTTCTAAGCATTACGCTCAGAGCAAAGAGACTCTTCTAGTGGCCGAGGATGAGGACGATGAGGTGGTGGTTGCTGCTGCTGACACGGAGGACTCCATGGAGGATGATGTGGGATACACCTCTGAAGGTGAGAGTGACAATCTGACTCCTCTGAGGAGAAATCTGCATCTCACTGATCGGGTCGTGGCTGCTGAGCTCGACCCCTGTGTGGAGCATGTGTGGGGCCCAAATCATCTCCCTGGATACCAGCATGTAGAACAGCTGAGCAGGGTTCTTGTTGAGATTGCTTTGGAAGAGGGAAAGCTTGCTCTCAGTGAATCTACAAGACGGAGCGTTGTCAGCGCCTGGAACAAGCTTGACCTCCATGATCGCAGCATCAGGAGTTTTGACAGCCTGTACTCGGCACGCTGGGGTAACGCACCAACGGTGAGCCGTCTGAGTCTTCTTTGGTGCAAAAGCTAA
- the LOC114460369 gene encoding uncharacterized protein LOC114460369 isoform X1, with protein sequence MSVLTCEESLDKIRPMADGLMARYKRAGEAPPELMYVDRGCCHVHGVSSLEKLLREWAECGMMVRLDIFHWIKRFDAAIRTDHHAKYALFKSALSAAVFSYIKDDMALLIQAIRAGHPTKFDHLTDAQVIDWHVGKYDLIHFVRRITVGAQETFVRVERVIDILKGAAGMDENQVHLFKDPSAIDRVWGNQQRHLECIQDPPGRDMYTIVKYVTRNDVRLPYYITVRGSNSLEGFHSFLPSMIPGPRCAAVPFQVYLLSCNARWNSDRDSASVKGRKGRKNRVYVSPLTHRLNERCQELFGELEEVNYRHPVPAGDERIGLEYLFSQSSEPFCTSKHYAQSKETLLVAEDEDDEVVVAAADTEDSMEDDVGYTSEGESDNLTPLRRNLHLTDRVVAAELDPCVEHVWGPNHLPGYQHVEQLSRVLVEIALEEGKLALSESTRRSVVSAWNKLDLHDRSIRSFDSLYSARWGNAPTVSRLSLLWCKS encoded by the coding sequence ATGTCGGTCCTCACTTGCGAAGAGTCTCTGGACAAAATCAGGCCGATGGCTGACGGTCTCATGGCCAGGTACAAGCGAGCAGGGGAGGCACCTCCTGAGTTGATGTATGTGGACCGCGGCTGCTGTCATGTGCATGGTGTATCGTCCCTGGAGAAGCTCCTCAGAGAGTGGGCCGAGTGTGGAATGATGGTCCGGCTGGACATCTTCCACTGGATCAAAAGGTTTGATGCTGCAATACGGACGGATCACCATGCAAAGTATGCACTCTTTAAGTCTGCCCTCTCTGCTGCGGTCTTCTCATATATTAAAGATGACATGGCATTGCTCATCCAAGCCATACGTGCAGGGCATCCTACAAAGTTTGATCATCTGACTGATGCTCAGGTCATTGACTGGCACGTGGGCAAATATGATCTCATACATTTTGTCAGGAGGATCACAGTTGGAGCCCAAGAGACCTTTGTGCGTGTTGAGCGTGTCATTGACATCCTGAAGGGAGCGGCTGGGATGGACGAGAACCAAGTCCATCTGTTCAAAGATCCATCAGCCATCGACCGGGTCTGGGGGAACCAGCAGAGACACCTGGAATGCATACAGGATCCACCAGGGAGAGACATGTATACCATTGTCAAGTACGTCACACGTAACGATGTGCGCCTGCCATACTACATCACAGTGAGAGGAAGCAACAGCCTGGAGGGCTTTCACTCCTTCCTGCCGAGCATGATTCCTGGGCCTCGTTGTGCCGCCGTCCCCTTCCAGGTCTATCTCCTCAGTTGCAATGCACGCTGGAACTCTGACAGGGACTCAGCGAGTGTTAAAGGAAGAAAGGGGAGGAAAAACAGGGTGTATGTGTCTCCTCTGACACACCGCCTGAATGAGAGGTGCCAGGAGTTGTTTGGCGAGTTAGAGGAGGTCAATTACAGACATCCTGTTCCTGCTGGGGACGAGCGGATTGGCTTGGAGTATTTGTTTTCCCAGTCGTCTGAACCTTTTTGCACTTCTAAGCATTACGCTCAGAGCAAAGAGACTCTTCTAGTGGCCGAGGATGAGGACGATGAGGTGGTGGTTGCTGCTGCTGACACGGAGGACTCCATGGAGGATGATGTGGGATACACCTCTGAAGGTGAGAGTGACAATCTGACTCCTCTGAGGAGAAATCTGCATCTCACTGATCGGGTCGTGGCTGCTGAGCTCGACCCCTGTGTGGAGCATGTGTGGGGCCCAAATCATCTCCCTGGATACCAGCATGTAGAACAGCTGAGCAGGGTTCTTGTTGAGATTGCTTTGGAAGAGGGAAAGCTTGCTCTCAGTGAATCTACAAGACGGAGCGTTGTCAGCGCCTGGAACAAGCTTGACCTCCATGATCGCAGCATCAGGAGTTTTGACAGCCTGTACTCGGCACGCTGGGGTAACGCACCAACGGTGAGCCGTCTGAGTCTTCTTTGGTGCAAAAGCTAA